A genomic segment from Pseudomonas sp. S09G 359 encodes:
- a CDS encoding EAL domain-containing protein: MSVHLLTDSPQQAKDCGVVAPGRKGNPDTIEQLLGSARNWAHTTAWVVYRAGEQLHLIGQGDPQAQWPTSIANEAFEAFCAARRLHRWPTGTGESELGWLLAPIEQASQPALADLALQLGIQLQTHTLARAQITQRVLYEITYLASSTRDRSVFLVGVHQLLASLIDAENFYLALYDPGSGKIDYPYYVDIIDVDALESENYEYLDHARLSLTGQVLTSGQPLLIDAAGIRAAQAEGRFHCVGDCPEFWMGAPLKNASDDVFGMLAMQVYDVSRTYSAEDRALFLVVARHVAMALNRILHREDLEETVIRRTLELSALNDALRQEVADRERAEHLQSALFQIAELSSQPGDMAELFQTLHGIVGDLLFAQNFYIALFDDTSHEVTFPYYVDERLKACPQARRGRRGLTEYVIRQRRPCLIDSAEAERLAVAGEIERAHESVRSDSWLGIPLFDGDVVRGVLAVQSYTSAVRYTLRDQELLTFVSRHIDTALSRRTAAEAIHAANLKLEARVQSRTRELDDANAKLQHENSHDALTGLPNRTFLQQHLNQAWLHFGSEGGHLAVMFIDLDRFKLVNDSLGHHFGDLLLIQAAHRLRSCLRGSDMLARLGGDEFSVLAPGAPLDVMIEIAERILVAFDLPFLINGHEVFSSCSIGIVSADSQFHHEPADLLRDADAAMYRVKSAGRDSYAVFNQEVRHEVSDQVEREGALRNALKRSDELVPYFQPIVSVESGELLALEALIRWQHPDGRVVAPGEFLPDVEGLRLIGRLDLYMLTSIAVILAEPEHANWPPVHVNCSSYSMTRPDFASDVLALLARHQVAPSRICLELTEGALVAEPAMARLTMQQLADNGMSVVLDDFGAGFSSLSYVHQYRFSGLKIDKSFIFELTTSPRSRAIVRAIVRMAESLDLSVVAEGVEDGATLALLREIGAGQAQGYYFAKPMGLKALLASSLLTG; encoded by the coding sequence ATGAGTGTTCATCTATTGACTGACTCCCCGCAACAAGCGAAAGACTGCGGCGTCGTTGCGCCTGGGCGCAAGGGAAACCCGGACACCATCGAGCAATTGCTGGGCTCGGCGCGCAACTGGGCCCATACCACCGCGTGGGTGGTTTACCGCGCGGGTGAACAACTGCATTTGATCGGGCAAGGCGACCCACAGGCGCAATGGCCCACAAGCATCGCCAATGAGGCGTTCGAGGCCTTTTGCGCGGCCCGCCGCCTGCACCGCTGGCCAACCGGCACCGGCGAAAGCGAGCTGGGATGGTTACTCGCCCCCATCGAGCAAGCGTCGCAACCGGCGCTCGCCGACCTGGCTTTGCAACTGGGCATTCAGCTACAGACCCACACCCTGGCCCGCGCGCAGATCACCCAGCGTGTGCTGTATGAAATCACCTACCTGGCCAGCTCAACTCGCGACCGCTCGGTGTTTCTGGTCGGGGTTCACCAACTGCTGGCTAGCCTGATCGACGCCGAGAATTTCTACCTCGCGCTGTATGACCCCGGCAGCGGCAAGATCGACTACCCCTATTACGTCGACATTATTGATGTCGATGCCCTGGAGTCCGAAAACTACGAATACCTGGATCACGCGCGCCTGTCGCTGACCGGGCAGGTGCTGACCTCTGGCCAACCGTTGCTGATCGATGCCGCCGGGATCCGCGCCGCCCAGGCCGAGGGGCGCTTCCACTGCGTGGGTGATTGCCCCGAGTTCTGGATGGGCGCCCCCTTGAAGAACGCCTCGGATGACGTGTTCGGCATGCTGGCGATGCAGGTCTACGACGTGTCGCGTACCTACAGCGCCGAGGACCGCGCCTTGTTTCTGGTGGTGGCTCGCCATGTGGCCATGGCGCTGAACCGCATCCTGCACCGCGAAGACCTGGAAGAGACGGTGATACGTCGCACCCTGGAGCTTTCAGCACTCAACGATGCACTGCGCCAGGAAGTGGCCGACCGCGAACGCGCCGAACACCTGCAGAGTGCACTGTTCCAGATTGCCGAGCTGTCGAGCCAACCTGGGGACATGGCCGAGCTGTTTCAAACCTTGCACGGCATCGTCGGCGATTTGCTCTTCGCGCAAAACTTCTACATTGCCTTGTTCGACGACACGAGCCACGAAGTGACATTCCCCTACTACGTCGACGAGCGGCTGAAGGCTTGCCCGCAGGCCCGGCGTGGGCGGCGCGGCTTGACCGAGTACGTCATCCGCCAGCGCCGGCCGTGCCTGATCGACTCCGCCGAGGCCGAGCGCCTGGCGGTCGCAGGTGAAATCGAGCGCGCCCATGAGTCCGTGCGCTCCGACTCCTGGCTGGGCATTCCGTTGTTCGATGGCGACGTGGTGCGCGGCGTGCTGGCGGTGCAAAGCTACACCTCGGCGGTACGCTATACCCTGCGCGACCAGGAACTGCTGACGTTTGTATCGCGGCACATCGACACAGCCCTGTCGCGCCGCACAGCGGCCGAAGCGATCCACGCCGCCAACCTCAAGCTGGAAGCCCGGGTACAGAGCCGCACCCGCGAACTCGATGACGCCAATGCCAAGCTGCAACATGAAAACTCCCACGATGCGCTGACCGGGCTGCCCAATCGCACCTTCCTGCAACAACACCTCAACCAGGCCTGGTTGCATTTCGGCAGTGAGGGCGGGCACCTGGCCGTGATGTTTATCGACCTCGACCGCTTCAAGCTGGTCAATGACAGCCTCGGCCATCACTTTGGCGACCTGCTGCTGATCCAGGCCGCCCACCGCTTGCGCAGCTGCCTGCGCGGCAGCGATATGCTCGCGCGTTTGGGCGGCGATGAGTTTTCGGTGCTGGCCCCCGGCGCGCCACTGGACGTGATGATCGAGATCGCCGAACGGATCCTGGTGGCGTTTGACCTGCCGTTTCTGATCAATGGCCATGAAGTGTTTTCGTCTTGCAGCATCGGCATTGTCAGCGCCGACAGCCAGTTCCACCACGAGCCGGCCGACTTGCTGCGCGATGCCGATGCGGCGATGTACCGGGTCAAGAGCGCCGGGCGCGACAGCTACGCGGTGTTCAACCAGGAAGTCCGCCATGAAGTCTCGGACCAGGTTGAGCGTGAAGGCGCACTGCGCAACGCGCTCAAGCGCAGCGACGAGCTGGTGCCGTATTTCCAGCCGATTGTCAGCGTCGAAAGCGGCGAACTACTGGCCCTGGAGGCGCTGATTCGCTGGCAACACCCCGACGGCCGGGTGGTTGCGCCAGGGGAATTTTTACCCGATGTCGAGGGTTTGCGCCTGATCGGCCGGCTCGACCTGTACATGCTCACCAGTATTGCCGTGATCCTCGCCGAGCCCGAACACGCCAATTGGCCGCCGGTGCACGTCAACTGTTCCAGCTACAGCATGACGCGACCGGACTTCGCCAGCGATGTGCTCGCCCTGTTGGCGCGGCACCAGGTTGCGCCGTCGCGCATCTGCCTGGAATTGACCGAAGGCGCGCTGGTGGCCGAGCCGGCGATGGCCCGGCTGACCATGCAGCAATTGGCGGACAACGGCATGTCGGTGGTGCTCGATGACTTCGGTGCAGGGTTTTCATCCCTGAGTTATGTGCATCAATACCGCTTCAGCGGCTTGAAGATCGACAAGTCGTTCATCTTCGAGCTGACCACCAGCCCACGCAGCCGGGCCATCGTGCGGGCAATTGTGCGCATGGCTGAATCGCTGGACCTGAGTGTGGTAGCCGAAGGGGTCGAGGACGGCGCCACTCTGGCGCTGCTGCGCGAAATCGGCGCCGGGCAGGCCCAGGGCTATTATTTCGCCAAGCCCATGGGGTTGAAGGCGCTGTTGGCCAGCTCGCTGCTAACCGGTTAA
- a CDS encoding MFS transporter — translation MSSVPASSAQPSRPLTRNDYKTLSLSALGGALEFYDFIIFVFFATVVGKLFFPVDMPEWLRMMQTFGIFAAGYLARPLGGIIMAHFGDLLGRKKMFTLSIFMMAVPTLIMGLLPTYAQIGLWAPLLLLLMRVIQGAAIGGEVPGAWVFVSEHVPPRHIGYACGTLTSGLTAGILLGSLVATAINTIYSPEQVSDYAWRIPFLLGGVFGLLSVYLRRWLHETPIFAEMQQRKTLAAELPLRAVLRDHRGAIVLSMLLTWLLSAGIVVVILMTPTVLQTVYHFSATVALQANSLAIVTLSLGCIASGALADRFGAGRVLIVGCALLLATSWTLYHSLIAHPDWLFPLYALTGLFVGTIGVVPYVMVKAFPAVVRFSGLSFSYNVAYAIFGGLTPLAVSLLMKESPMGPAYYVAVLCVMGMVVGGYLWKRGR, via the coding sequence ATGTCCTCCGTGCCCGCAAGCAGTGCGCAACCTTCGCGCCCGCTGACCCGCAACGACTACAAAACCCTGTCGCTGTCTGCCTTGGGCGGGGCGCTGGAATTTTATGATTTCATTATTTTCGTGTTTTTCGCCACCGTGGTCGGAAAACTCTTCTTCCCCGTCGATATGCCCGAATGGCTGCGCATGATGCAGACCTTCGGCATCTTCGCCGCCGGTTACCTGGCGCGCCCGCTGGGCGGCATCATCATGGCGCACTTCGGTGACCTGCTGGGCCGCAAGAAAATGTTCACCCTGAGCATCTTCATGATGGCCGTGCCGACCCTGATCATGGGCCTGCTGCCGACCTACGCGCAGATCGGCCTGTGGGCACCGCTGCTGTTGCTGCTGATGCGCGTCATCCAGGGCGCGGCGATTGGCGGCGAAGTACCGGGCGCCTGGGTGTTCGTCTCCGAGCACGTGCCACCGCGCCATATCGGCTACGCCTGCGGCACCCTGACCAGCGGCCTTACCGCCGGCATTTTGCTCGGTTCGCTGGTGGCCACCGCGATCAACACTATTTATAGCCCGGAGCAGGTGTCGGATTACGCCTGGCGGATCCCGTTCCTGCTCGGCGGTGTGTTCGGCCTGTTGTCGGTGTACCTGCGCCGCTGGCTGCATGAAACGCCGATCTTCGCCGAGATGCAGCAGCGCAAGACCCTGGCCGCCGAGTTGCCATTGCGCGCCGTACTGCGCGACCACCGTGGCGCCATCGTGCTGTCGATGCTGCTGACCTGGCTGCTGTCGGCCGGTATCGTCGTGGTCATCCTGATGACCCCGACCGTGCTGCAGACGGTCTACCACTTCAGCGCTACCGTGGCGCTGCAAGCCAACAGCCTGGCCATCGTCACCCTGAGCCTGGGCTGCATTGCCTCCGGCGCCCTGGCGGACCGTTTCGGTGCCGGGCGAGTGCTGATCGTCGGTTGTGCACTGCTGCTGGCCACCTCCTGGACGCTGTATCACAGCCTGATCGCCCACCCGGACTGGCTGTTCCCGCTGTACGCCTTGACCGGCCTGTTTGTCGGCACTATCGGCGTGGTGCCGTACGTGATGGTCAAAGCCTTCCCGGCGGTGGTGCGTTTCAGTGGCTTGTCGTTCTCCTACAACGTCGCCTACGCCATCTTCGGCGGCCTGACGCCGCTGGCGGTGTCGCTGCTGATGAAGGAAAGCCCGATGGGCCCGGCCTACTACGTTGCCGTCCTGTGTGTGATGGGCATGGTGGTGGGTGGGTATCTGTGGAAGCGCGGGCGCTAG
- a CDS encoding acyl-CoA thioesterase, with protein sequence MIELEQEDPIPQGDLALQITALPRETNGFGDIFGGWLVAQMDLAGTAMASKVAGGRVATVAIDRMAFLVPVAVGAQLSFYTQALEIGRSSIQMMVEVWSDDPLSSEWRKVTEAVFVFVAIDGSGRTRSVPSRAR encoded by the coding sequence ATGATCGAACTCGAACAAGAAGACCCTATCCCGCAAGGCGATCTCGCCCTGCAAATTACCGCGCTACCGCGTGAAACCAACGGTTTCGGCGATATCTTCGGCGGCTGGCTGGTCGCGCAGATGGACCTGGCGGGCACCGCCATGGCCAGCAAGGTCGCCGGCGGCCGTGTGGCTACCGTGGCCATTGATCGCATGGCGTTCCTGGTACCGGTGGCGGTGGGCGCGCAGCTCTCCTTCTATACCCAGGCCCTGGAAATCGGCCGCAGCTCGATCCAGATGATGGTCGAAGTGTGGAGCGATGACCCGCTGTCCAGCGAATGGCGCAAGGTCACCGAGGCGGTGTTTGTATTCGTCGCCATCGATGGCAGCGGCCGTACGCGTTCGGTGCCGTCGCGCGCGCGTTAA
- a CDS encoding D-hexose-6-phosphate mutarotase: MPTPHVESVKIDELDCWRIRHNGAELLVAQQGAHIFSYRREGEQPLIWPNPEAVFKQGKGIRTGVPVCWPWFGVFDRNPQSVKAMRQSEQPAGAHGFARTAIWKMDEVTAVADALQLDFSLPVPAGGFPGWPHQVDLKLSLLLDDQLHIRLTSHNHGPDTVTLSQALHTYFAVSDVRNVQVDGLDGAAYIDTADGWAEKAQSGLLHFTAETDRIYLDTPAQLNIVDKAWQRRIQLSAEGSKSTVIWNPWTERAKAFDDMADDGWQGMLCIETANVLDDVVELAPGESHTLGVSITGIAL, translated from the coding sequence ATGCCTACGCCCCACGTTGAAAGCGTGAAAATCGACGAGCTGGATTGCTGGCGCATCCGCCACAACGGCGCCGAGCTGCTGGTAGCCCAACAGGGCGCGCATATTTTCAGCTACAGGCGCGAAGGCGAGCAGCCGTTGATCTGGCCGAACCCCGAGGCGGTGTTCAAGCAGGGCAAAGGCATCCGCACCGGTGTTCCCGTGTGCTGGCCATGGTTTGGTGTGTTTGATCGCAACCCGCAAAGCGTAAAAGCCATGCGCCAGAGCGAGCAGCCGGCCGGCGCCCACGGGTTTGCGCGCACCGCGATCTGGAAAATGGATGAGGTGACTGCCGTTGCCGATGCCTTGCAGTTGGACTTCTCACTGCCAGTGCCTGCCGGTGGTTTCCCCGGCTGGCCCCATCAGGTCGACCTCAAGCTGAGCCTGCTGCTGGACGACCAACTGCATATCCGCCTGACCAGCCATAACCATGGGCCCGATACGGTGACCCTCAGCCAGGCGCTGCACACCTACTTCGCCGTAAGCGATGTGCGCAATGTGCAGGTCGACGGTCTGGATGGTGCGGCCTATATCGACACCGCCGATGGCTGGGCCGAGAAGGCACAATCGGGCCTGCTGCACTTCACCGCCGAGACCGACCGTATCTACCTCGACACGCCGGCCCAGCTGAATATTGTCGATAAAGCCTGGCAGCGGCGCATCCAGCTCAGCGCCGAAGGCTCAAAATCCACGGTGATCTGGAACCCCTGGACCGAACGCGCCAAAGCCTTCGACGACATGGCCGACGATGGCTGGCAGGGCATGCTGTGCATCGAGACGGCGAATGTGCTGGATGATGTGGTTGAGCTGGCGCCAGGCGAAAGCCACACCTTAGGCGTGAGCATCACCGGTATCGCCCTGTAA
- a CDS encoding DUF3299 domain-containing protein — protein MRRVLLTLLLLGSGLAHAGELPETDWLDLMPLSDQKALEAMPEIDHNSPEAQGTFTDKGGLKQSKGLPAVMYSTKTVAAMNGKNIRIGGYPVPLETDAKGRSTLFFLVPYPGACIHVPPPPPNQLVLVRYPKGLKLDDIYTPLWVTGTLKVEKVNNDLADAAYALDAGKVRVVKESDL, from the coding sequence ATGCGCCGTGTTCTTTTGACTCTTCTTTTGCTCGGCTCAGGCCTGGCCCACGCCGGCGAACTGCCGGAAACCGACTGGCTGGACCTGATGCCGCTGTCGGATCAGAAAGCCCTCGAGGCTATGCCCGAAATTGACCACAACTCCCCCGAGGCCCAAGGCACCTTTACCGATAAAGGTGGCCTGAAGCAGAGCAAAGGCTTGCCGGCGGTGATGTATTCGACCAAGACCGTGGCCGCCATGAACGGCAAGAACATCCGCATCGGTGGTTATCCGGTGCCGTTGGAAACCGACGCCAAGGGCCGCAGCACGCTGTTTTTCCTGGTGCCGTACCCGGGCGCGTGCATCCACGTGCCGCCACCGCCGCCTAACCAGCTGGTGTTGGTGCGGTATCCGAAGGGCTTGAAGCTGGATGATATCTACACGCCGCTGTGGGTTACGGGCACGTTGAAGGTGGAGAAGGTCAATAACGACCTGGCGGATGCCGCCTATGCATTGGACGCCGGGAAGGTGCGGGTGGTGAAGGAGTCGGATCTCTAA
- a CDS encoding GlsB/YeaQ/YmgE family stress response membrane protein: MGIIGTIFIGLIVGLLARFLKPGDDSMGWIMTILLGIAGSLVATYGGQALGIYQAGQGAGFIGALIGAIVLLVIYGLLRKK, from the coding sequence ATGGGTATCATCGGAACCATCTTTATCGGCCTGATCGTCGGCCTGCTGGCGCGTTTCCTCAAGCCCGGCGACGACAGCATGGGCTGGATCATGACCATCCTGCTGGGTATCGCAGGTTCCTTGGTCGCCACCTATGGTGGTCAGGCCCTGGGCATCTACCAGGCGGGTCAAGGCGCGGGCTTTATCGGCGCGCTGATCGGCGCCATCGTGTTGCTGGTGATCTACGGCCTGCTGCGCAAAAAGTAA
- a CDS encoding 5-(carboxyamino)imidazole ribonucleotide synthase: MKIGVIGGGQLGRMLALAGTPLGMNFAFLDPAPDACAAALGEHLRADYSDPDHLRQLADEVDLVTFEFESVPAETVAFLSQFVPVYPSAEALRIARDRWFEKSMFKDLGIPTPAFADIQSQADLDAAVASIGLPAVLKTRTLGYDGKGQKVLRTAADVVGTFAELGSVACLLEGFVPFTGEVSLIAVRARDGETRFYPLVHNTHDSGILKLSVASTDHPLQALAEDYSSRVLKQLDYVGVMAFEFFEVDGGLKANEIAPRVHNSGHWTTEGAECSQFENHLRAVAGLPLGSTAKVGESAMLNFIGVVPPVEQVIAIDDCHLHHYGKAFKAGRKVGHANLRCKDRATLEAQILKVEALIAEQ; this comes from the coding sequence ATGAAAATCGGTGTAATCGGTGGCGGCCAACTCGGCCGCATGCTGGCCCTGGCGGGCACTCCGCTGGGGATGAACTTCGCTTTCCTGGACCCGGCGCCCGACGCCTGCGCGGCCGCCCTGGGTGAACACCTGCGCGCGGACTACAGCGACCCGGACCACCTGCGCCAACTGGCCGACGAAGTCGACCTGGTGACCTTCGAGTTCGAAAGCGTCCCGGCTGAAACCGTGGCGTTCCTCTCGCAGTTCGTGCCGGTGTACCCGAGCGCCGAAGCCCTGCGCATCGCCCGTGACCGCTGGTTCGAGAAGAGCATGTTCAAGGACCTGGGCATTCCGACCCCGGCCTTCGCCGATATCCAGTCCCAGGCAGACCTGGACGCCGCCGTCGCCAGCATCGGCCTGCCCGCCGTGCTCAAGACCCGCACCCTGGGTTACGACGGCAAGGGCCAGAAAGTCCTGCGCACTGCCGCCGATGTGGTTGGCACCTTCGCCGAGCTGGGCAGCGTTGCCTGCCTGCTGGAAGGCTTCGTGCCGTTCACTGGTGAAGTCTCGCTGATCGCCGTGCGCGCCCGCGATGGCGAAACGCGCTTCTACCCGTTGGTGCACAACACCCACGACAGCGGCATCCTCAAGCTGTCCGTGGCCAGCACCGACCACCCGTTGCAGGCCCTGGCCGAAGACTATTCCAGCCGGGTGCTCAAGCAGCTGGATTATGTCGGCGTGATGGCGTTCGAGTTCTTTGAAGTCGACGGTGGCCTCAAGGCCAACGAAATCGCCCCGCGCGTGCACAACTCTGGGCACTGGACCACCGAAGGCGCCGAGTGCAGCCAGTTCGAAAACCACCTGCGCGCGGTTGCGGGCCTGCCGCTGGGGTCCACCGCCAAGGTGGGCGAAAGCGCCATGCTCAACTTCATCGGTGTGGTACCGCCTGTGGAGCAGGTGATTGCGATTGATGACTGCCACCTGCATCACTACGGCAAGGCCTTCAAGGCCGGGCGCAAGGTCGGCCACGCCAACCTGCGTTGCAAGGACCGTGCGACGCTTGAGGCGCAGATCCTCAAGGTTGAAGCGCTGATCGCCGAGCAATAA
- the purE gene encoding 5-(carboxyamino)imidazole ribonucleotide mutase, producing the protein MSALVGVIMGSKSDWSTLSHTADMLEKLGIPYEVKVVSAHRTPDLLFQYADEAESRGIEVIIAGAGGAAHLPGMCAAKTHLPVLGVPVQSAMLSGVDSLLSIVQMPAGIPVATLAIGKAGAINAALLSASILGAKHPQFHAVLKKFRAEQTDSVLDNPDPRIA; encoded by the coding sequence ATGAGTGCATTGGTTGGCGTGATCATGGGCTCCAAGTCCGATTGGTCCACCCTTAGCCACACCGCCGATATGCTGGAAAAACTCGGCATTCCGTATGAAGTGAAGGTGGTCTCTGCCCACCGCACCCCGGATCTGCTGTTCCAGTATGCCGATGAAGCAGAATCCCGTGGCATCGAGGTGATCATCGCCGGTGCCGGCGGCGCGGCGCACCTGCCAGGCATGTGTGCGGCCAAGACGCACCTGCCCGTGCTGGGCGTGCCGGTGCAGTCGGCCATGCTCTCGGGCGTGGATTCGCTGCTGTCCATCGTGCAGATGCCGGCCGGTATCCCGGTGGCCACCCTGGCGATCGGCAAGGCCGGTGCGATCAACGCCGCCTTGCTGTCCGCCAGCATCCTGGGCGCCAAGCACCCGCAGTTCCACGCGGTGCTGAAAAAATTCCGTGCTGAGCAGACAGACAGCGTGCTGGACAATCCAGACCCACGCATCGCCTGA
- a CDS encoding LysR substrate-binding domain-containing protein, translated as MNLESKWLEDFSALAATRSFSQAAERRFVTQPAFSRRIRSLEAALGLTLVNRSRTPVELTAAGQLFLVTARTVVEQLGEVLRHLHHLEGGQGEVMQVAAAHSLALGFFPRWIAQLRNEGLNIATRLVATNVGDAVHALREGGCDLMLAFYDPDAAMQMDAEIFPSLHLGNTEMLPVCAADADGKPLFDLEGEGSVPLLAYSAGAFLGRSVHLLLRQRALRFTTVYETAMADSLKSMALEGLGIAWVPQLSVRAELARGELVVCGGPQWHVPLEIRLYRCALVRKANVRLLWRKLEGGAAQNT; from the coding sequence ATGAACCTTGAGAGCAAATGGCTGGAAGACTTCAGCGCCTTGGCGGCAACCCGCAGCTTTTCCCAGGCGGCGGAACGGCGATTTGTCACCCAGCCGGCGTTCAGCCGACGTATCCGTAGCCTGGAAGCCGCGCTGGGCCTGACCCTGGTCAACCGCTCGCGCACGCCGGTAGAGCTGACGGCGGCGGGGCAGTTGTTCCTGGTCACCGCGCGCACGGTGGTTGAACAGCTCGGTGAAGTGCTGCGCCATTTGCATCACCTGGAAGGCGGGCAGGGCGAAGTCATGCAAGTGGCCGCCGCCCACTCCCTGGCGCTGGGTTTCTTCCCGCGCTGGATCGCGCAACTGCGCAATGAAGGCCTGAACATCGCCACACGGCTGGTGGCCACTAACGTGGGCGATGCCGTGCACGCCCTGCGCGAGGGCGGCTGCGACCTGATGCTGGCGTTCTACGACCCTGATGCAGCGATGCAGATGGACGCCGAAATCTTCCCCTCGCTGCACTTGGGCAACACCGAAATGCTCCCGGTGTGCGCCGCCGACGCGGACGGCAAGCCGCTGTTTGACCTGGAAGGCGAGGGCAGCGTGCCGTTGTTGGCCTACAGCGCCGGCGCGTTCCTTGGCCGTTCGGTGCACCTGCTGCTGCGCCAGCGCGCCCTGCGTTTTACCACCGTGTATGAAACCGCGATGGCCGATAGCCTCAAGAGCATGGCGTTGGAAGGCCTTGGCATTGCCTGGGTGCCGCAATTGAGCGTGCGTGCAGAATTGGCCCGAGGTGAACTGGTGGTGTGCGGCGGCCCGCAATGGCATGTGCCATTGGAGATTCGCCTGTATCGCTGCGCGTTGGTGCGCAAGGCGAATGTGCGGTTGTTGTGGCGCAAGCTGGAAGGCGGGGCGGCGCAGAATACTTGA
- the aspA gene encoding aspartate ammonia-lyase, protein MSSAASFRTEKDLLGVLDVPAQAYYGIQTLRAVNNFRLSGVPISHYPKLVVGLAMVKQAAADANRELGQLSEAKHAAISEACARLIRGDFHEEFVVDMIQGGAGTSTNMNANEVIANIALEAMGHNKGEYQYLHPNNDVNMAQSTNDAYPTAIRLGLLLGHDALLASLDSLIQAFAAKGVEFGHVLKMGRTQLQDAVPMTLGQEFRAFATTLGEDLARLKTLAPELLTEVNLGGTAIGTGINADPRYQALAVQRLALISGQPLVPAADLIEATSDMGAFVLFSGMLKRTAVKLSKICNDLRLLSSGPRTGINEINLPARQPGSSIMPGKVNPVIPEAVNQVAFQVIGNDLALTMAAEGGQLQLNVMEPLIAFKIFDSIRLLQRAMDMLREHCIVGITANEARCRELVEHSIGLVTALNPYIGYENATRIARIALESGRGVLELVREEGLLDDAMLDDILRPENMIAPRLVPLKA, encoded by the coding sequence ATGTCCTCCGCTGCATCATTCCGTACCGAAAAAGACCTGCTTGGCGTACTCGACGTACCTGCTCAAGCGTATTACGGCATCCAGACCCTGCGAGCGGTGAATAACTTCCGTCTCTCCGGCGTTCCGATTTCGCATTACCCGAAATTGGTGGTTGGTCTGGCAATGGTCAAGCAGGCGGCGGCTGACGCCAACCGCGAGTTGGGCCAGCTCAGCGAAGCCAAGCACGCTGCCATCAGCGAAGCCTGTGCCCGCCTGATCCGCGGCGATTTCCACGAAGAGTTCGTGGTGGACATGATTCAAGGCGGCGCTGGCACTTCAACCAACATGAATGCCAACGAAGTCATCGCCAACATCGCGTTGGAGGCCATGGGCCACAACAAGGGCGAGTACCAGTACCTGCACCCCAACAACGACGTGAACATGGCGCAGTCGACCAACGACGCCTACCCGACCGCGATCCGCCTGGGTCTGCTGTTGGGCCATGACGCGCTGCTGGCCAGCCTCGACAGCCTGATCCAGGCCTTCGCCGCCAAAGGCGTCGAGTTCGGCCATGTGCTGAAAATGGGCCGCACCCAATTGCAAGACGCCGTGCCGATGACCCTCGGCCAGGAATTCCGCGCCTTCGCCACCACCCTGGGTGAAGACCTGGCGCGCCTGAAAACCCTGGCACCGGAGCTGTTGACCGAAGTGAACCTGGGCGGCACCGCCATCGGCACCGGCATCAACGCCGACCCGCGTTACCAGGCCCTGGCCGTACAACGCCTGGCCCTGATCAGCGGCCAGCCGCTGGTACCGGCGGCCGACCTGATCGAAGCCACCTCCGACATGGGCGCCTTCGTGCTGTTCTCCGGCATGCTCAAGCGTACCGCGGTGAAGCTGTCGAAGATCTGCAACGACCTGCGCCTGCTGTCCAGCGGCCCACGCACCGGCATCAACGAAATCAACCTGCCGGCACGCCAGCCAGGTAGCTCGATCATGCCCGGCAAGGTCAACCCGGTAATCCCGGAAGCCGTGAACCAGGTTGCATTCCAAGTCATCGGCAACGACCTGGCCCTGACCATGGCGGCCGAAGGCGGCCAGCTGCAACTGAACGTGATGGAGCCGTTGATCGCCTTCAAGATCTTCGACTCGATCCGCCTGCTGCAACGCGCCATGGACATGCTGCGCGAACACTGCATCGTCGGCATCACCGCCAACGAAGCGCGCTGCCGCGAACTGGTGGAGCACTCCATCGGCCTGGTGACCGCGCTGAACCCGTACATCGGCTATGAAAACGCCACCCGCATCGCGCGTATCGCCCTTGAAAGTGGCCGCGGCGTGCTGGAACTGGTGCGCGAAGAAGGCTTGCTCGACGACGCCATGCTCGACGACATCCTGCGCCCCGAAAACATGATCGCTCCACGCTTGGTCCCGTTGAAGGCCTAA